The genomic segment TATCTATTTCTAGATAAGCCAAAAGAACCTTGCACACTCAGAGTGCACGCGGCCCATCTCCAAGGCAGAGATAGATGAGAGGAAGAACATAACATAGATACTATATTGTTGAtattatactgtgtactgtatgtactcaTTTATATAACTTCATCTCTATATTTGTACATAATTAAAATTTTGGATGTGTCTCCTCTTTTTATACTATTCCCCGTACTTCTACAATATATTTACTCATCTCAATTCCCCACTTTCAcgctatatatacacacacccatCTCGATCATAACTGCACAATGACATTAATTGTCATATTACACTGCTGCTATGAGGCTCAAATTCTTCTGGAGAATCAATAAAGTTAACATATGAACTGCATATCAGACTATTAAATATGGAGCAAAATGTGATTGTAGGTTacaatttttttccccacagtgCAAAGACTATTCCATCCTATAAATTGCCTACATGCTGACCCATCTGTTTAAAATACGTGGTGTATTTGAGGTAAAACAAGTAAACACATGCCACTAaggggggtaaaaaaaaaagtgcatggCTGTGTTATTATCCATCACAGACACTAGAATGGTCACAGAGATGCAGTGGACCAAGAAATTCTTTTCAGTGAGAGTGCTTTTTTAGCCACAGGGAAGAAGATGCTTGGATGTCATGCGTATGTTTAGTCTGTGAAATATTAACACAGgagttaaaaaacaacacagtgaaaaTATGATTGCAAGTACAACAAACCTTTTGTTCTACTTTTCTTTACTTCCActattttttttgcttaaatatAGTGAAAGAGTGATGTGTAAAATACTTCTATCAAcctcatttttctgaaatgtattaGCTGGCAACTCGCAGCTTATTGCAATGTTAACAACTGTGATAATTCTAACAATACAGAAGATGTATACCACTGTATCCAGAGCATAAAACAACTATTGGAACGGCTTACCTTTATCAAGGAATCCACCAGAGCTTTTCCATCAGCCAAAGCCTTGTCTGTGCCGACTGTGCAATCATCGCCCACTTTGTTATTTACAAGTGGCATGAGGATGATTTGTCCAGAGTCTCAGACTCTGCCACAGCAGGCAAGATTTTGGCCCAGCCGCCCTTCACTTCTCCGGCTGCCcctgctcctcttcttcccttGGCAGATGCTTCATTCAATAGCTGAGGGTCGTCGTAGACTCAGTCCCAAGGCCGCATGATGCATTGCAATATTCCACTTCAATAACTGAGCTGCAATTGCAGATGCTGAACATGTTTTAGAGGCTAAAAAAAACGTCCCACTATGAGCCAGAAGTGGGGAAGTCAAAGTAATGGGGAAAAAGTGTAATAAAGTGATGCAACTCTTAAGCAAGGTGCTAATCCTGTGATTGACCCCTTCGCACTGACGCAGCCTAAGACGAACAGCTAATCTCATTAACTATCACTGAGACCAGAGAGATATAAGAGCAGCTGGCTGTCTCTACCACAATGGTCCTTTCACTATCCGAGAGGAGGCTGCGCTGTTACCTCATGCGCACCACACTGGCCTCACCTCATTCTCTGAACTGTAAAGGTCAACATACTACATAACAAATATTTCCTTAGCATGTTAGCTCATAGTTTACTAGTTAGTTACTTTGGTTAAGAATTAAgtgattttacactttttactgAGTGTAAAGACTAAAGCAAATTAGTGAATAGTGATGCACTTAAAGTTGTTTGTGGCTTCTTTGTCCTATCAGGGCCTTTTGTGGTTCACTTCCCCTCAGGCTCCAGATAATGGATGGCCTCATTTGACCAGGTTGATAAGATTCAGCATGTACCGGGAATGCATTCCCTGGCGTGACGTTTCTATTGTGAATAAAGCtccccatgcacacacacacacacaaataaaataaaataaaaaatacagtggCTATGAAATGGCATTCAAATGGTGCTTAGAGGTGAAGGTATTCAAAAATTGGAGGAATGTGCAATAAAAATGTCTACATGACTAGAAGTGTGGCTTCAAGTCTGGATATTAACAATGATGATAGATTAAAGCCTACATTCAAACTCATGAATAGGTTTAAAAAGGGAATCAAGTGAAAGAGGGCTTTGCCAAGAGTCAGGGTTGACCTTTAGTCAAAACCAGTGTGTCCAATAACACCCTTTTGTCCAAGTAAATCTTTTACCAATATAAAGCTTCAGTATGTTTCCATAATTGGATTTTATTAAGAAACaagccaaaaacatttttaaaaaataccacaagaaacactgaaaaatataaataaataagtccCTCTTAGAGTTTCTAGGGAATTGTTAGTTTTAAAAATGGTACCTGAAAAAGAAACTCTGTCTTTGGGTAGTTTATAGAGATCAAAAGGATCTCTTATCACTGGAGGAGGTGCAGCTGTTAAGATTCTGGGCGTTTCAGTGGTGTGGAGTCCTGACTGATTTCCTGAGTGTTCGGCCAGTAGCACCCTTCCGTGGAGAAGTGACTGCCTCCCTGATGTTGGCGAGCAGGCCTCGCTTGGTCTTAGGCAGCACAGGGGACTTCTGGGAGAGCTTGAGGACTTCTGCCTTCAGTGAGGCAATCTCCCTGTCCTTATCCATATTCTGTTGTAGAATTTCCTCCATAGATTTTTTCTTggtgggagaaaaaaatgaacatttaaaccATAGTACAAGGTATACAATTATAAATTCCATCCTGATGAAGGTTTCACATTTGCCTGATGTACCTGCATCCAGTCAAACAGCTcaaattttattattgttacagCTACATAAGTAGGATTTGGTAGGTTCAGCTGAGTCCTTTAGTAACATTTAAGGTTTGCATTATTTGCAAGCCATCCCCAAAACCCTGCTCCTGTAtcttatatatgtatttaaaatacaCTCATACTTTGAATCACCTCACCTGATCATCAGTCTTCCTCTGCAGAGCCTCCACATCGGCAGATTTCTCCAGGAAGCCATCTCTGACCTTCTGAAGTGTTTCACTAAGATCCATCAGCCTTTTCTCTAGGGACAAAATCAActaaagacaaaatatttgatGTAGACCTGAACGGATGATTACATAACCAGACTGAGACAAAGTTTAACTGGGAtacataatttacattttgtccTTGTTACCTGTTGTTTGTCCTCACACATCCCCTCTATGGCGCATTTTTCTCTGTAGAGACGTTTGAATCGATCATCTCCTGATGGGATAAAAAAGCTCAATATTGAAACAAAACGGACAACATACAATACAGCACACTAATAAAGAGACATattgaaaatacacaaaatataaaacatctaaaatctAAAGTttctaaaatctaaaaacagCATGTACTTTAAAAGTCTCATTGAACTTACTTTGAACCACTCAGATTTAAAACTGCATATTATGTAGTATAGACTGAAATGACTGAAGTCATGGAAAAGGAGCCTTAGAtcttctttttctgtatttaagaCAGTATGCAAACCTGCTATTTCTGACTCTTTAGATGGTTCAGTCTGGCATGACTGGTCCACTGTTGGAACTGCAGACACTCCTCTGGTATCAGACGAGAACTTCTCCAACTCTGACAGCTTACGTCTGAGGGCCTACAAAGATGGTTACAACAAAATCTGATTATGCATTTATGGCAGGGCCCAACCAATACTGGATTTTGAGGGTTGATGCCGATATCGATATTATGGAGTAAAAAATTTCTGTTATCGATATAATGGCCGataatcttatatatacagaatataaacataaatacattttttgcaatgatccctcaaatgtggttatcaaacacttgtgacaaagcTATGTGATGGaggcatgatattttacagtttaacaataaactttattgtgtaAAATAACAGCAGTGCACCGAAACTATAAACTTCACTGGGAAAGTAAATATAAATTTGAAAAATGcggagaacaaaaaaaaacatgtaaatattaaacttgaattaagaaaaagtatCAAATATgcataaaatgctgcctatgtgaagaaaaaaaaaatcagcacatATTGGACAACATATACACCGATAccaatatatctgtgataagcCAATATCTGCCAATATCGGCTAACCAATATATCTGTTGGGCTCTAATTTATGGTAACCCAATGTAAGGATTCTGACTGCTTAGTTTGGTGGCATAACATGGGACATCACCAGATACCTATAAAACCAATTTCACTATTTACAGTTCAATAAAATCagacatttacatattttcctATAGTTCAACATATGTACATAATGTAAAAAGATTCTGCTGACCTGCTGTTTCACAGCTAGTGAAACAACGTACCTCTACTTTCTCCTGTTCCGCGACAAACTCATCGAGAGGCACGTAGTCGTCTTCTAGATTGTTCATGGCACACTGGTAGGCGTGCTCTTTGATAGCATCCTTGTACATCTCAAAGGTTTTCTCAAGCTTTTCTTCGTAGCTCTCCTTCAGCTTTTCAATCTCTCGActtaacatttaaagaaaatgaatgtacTCAAGTCTGGTTTACATGGGGAGATTGTTGCTGAAATGAACACTGGTATGAATGCACATATAAAAAAGGTTTATGCAGTCGGTACCAACTTGCCAAACAAAATCACAAGAATTAAAATGCTAGGTGTACAACGTCGtcttgcaaaaaaataaatacaagtaaGATACCTGCGGAGTTCTTCACTCTCCATGAGCTGTTGCAACATGGCATCTCCCATTTCCTTACGAATCTCCATTTCCTGCACAAGGTTTCTTCTTCGCTCAGCCAGTAGTTTTGTTCGAAGGCTTTCAATCATATTCAAGATCTCCTaagaaagtaaaacatttactgGAGATAACTTCAATCCACACAGCGCATCTTGTAATGGATGAAGGTTAACTGTTCCACAACTACTGTATTGACTAAATAAAAAGGTAAGAGTTGATGACTGTGCTAGTGTCACAGCATGCCAAAGTACATGCTGCATCCCTGATACACATAAAATGTTTAACTGTGACATGTAATGAAGTAGTACACTCTGTGGCATTAAAGACATGTCAGCGTCATCTTCTTCATCAAGCAGCTCCTCTTCAGACTGGTAGCTTTCCAAGACCTCGTTGTCAATCACCCCGTTCCTCACAAGAGGTTTGCCGTCGCGACCAACCAGACAAGGAGACAGAGACTCCAGAGGCTTGTCTGGGATCACCTGCACCACCTACAGACGGCACAGGTGAGATTAATGgaactgcaggttttttttaaataaaaatccagCTCACTATGCCACTTCCCCCTCACACAATTACATCCTCAGACTAACCTGTTTGGCAATAGCGGAGAATTTCATAACATGGAGAGTCTCGTCGTAGGTGGAGGCACACTGGTTAATGTTGACAATCATTGAAGCTTTTCCTTTGCCGCAGAAAACAGCCTGGAAGAGCTTGGTGAGCTTGCTCTCTCTAAAAGGAATGTAGCTGTTCTTCATTCTGGTGACCCGCACGGGAGAAAAAGAGGACTTTAAGAATGCAAAAGCACAAGTTGGAAGGTTTTagcaatgcaaaaaaaacatctaaatccTCAAAGGTTATTGCTTCCAGATCAGACAGTTATTATGAAGTTTGCTAGTACCACAGTCAGCATACAGAACTGCTAAGGTCAAACCATGTCAACGTCAACCAAGTCTTGTGTCAAACCCAGACTTTAAGCAGACGGACACAAACCTCTGATACATCTGTAAACTGTACCTGTCAGTCTGATTGTTTCGAAGGGCACTGATGCACTTCCCCAGAATGAGCAGGGAGTTGTTAATATTTCCTGCTTCTTTTAGTCTCTCTCcgaatgtctttgttttgttgcatcTTTCTGAGCCAGCAAGGTCGCACAGAGAAAACCTGAGGATCATAAACAATTTACAAGTTATTCcctgtacagtgtgtgtgtgtgtgtataaagtgGTTAGATTGCATCCAATGGAGACAGAGACATCATTTCTTAATGCATAATTCCTTGATATTTGAAGTAGAACTTAAATTATCAAGATCATATTTTCACTGTCAAATTGTGTCTTGGAGCTCATTTAGCTGCATATTTTAACTGAAGTGTTGATTCTTCAGtgttaatacagtatattttagcacttgagtgtttttttattctcagaGTCATCTAGCACTTGTTGGCTCAGTAATAGTTGATATTTACACTTCCCTTCAGATCAcaacagtaaacagaatattgatTTGGGCACTGGTTGGATTTCTTTACTCACTTAACATTTAGATACTGGTGCTATGGTGACCTGCAACAATTGTTTcaataatgactaaaatgaaaaaaaaaaaattatggtTCCATGTGGAAAAACTCTACTAGgttggataaaaacacaacacatttaaacataaatgagGATACTTACTCTGAGATCCTTTTAACTGTGCTGCCATCAATCTTTAGCAGCTTCATGGTAAATATGCTGTGACTGTAAAGAAAGCAAAGAGTTTTGAAAACAGTAAATGACACCAAGTGAAGAAATGATGAAGAGAAACATTTGCCTTCTGCTGGAGGACTGGTTCATCTTAGTGGCTGCAgcacttctgtttttgtttccgAATTGTAGTAACTTGCAGGCTTCGCCCATGTTCTGGATGTTGATCCACCGGAGATCTGAAATGAATCTTTCAGTTTTAAACCTTGAGCAACATAAAAAAGCTATTGCTGCTATGTTTCTAGCATCTTCACACATGATAAAGTCGTTCTCACACCTTTCACATAAGCATTTCCAGCACCGTCATCACATACACGAAGGGAAGCGCGTTTCTTGGACTTGGAGCACAGGGAGGGTCCAAGCAGATCATATACACACTCGTTGTAGATTTCAAAGAATGCCACCCATAAAGCGAACTGgctgctgtctgtgtctgttgggTCGCTTGCCAACACtaaaaggaagaagagaggaaaggacaAACCCTGCAGTGGCACGTTGCACTAATAGATTTTCATTGCGTGCCAGAGAAAGTGCCTTCTGGAACAACttcaagtttcttttttctgtttaaaattgCAAGATATATACGGTATATGTTGAATGTGTTGAATTTCTGAGGGCTACCTGTTTGATCGTAGGATGAAGACGAAGATGGGAGACGACTGGTAGAACAGGACAAGGACTCTGAACCACCAGTAGCTCTGAGAGGATCACACTCCTAGAAAGGGGATAAAGACACACCCATGCTAAGGCATTTAACTGCAGAGACCACCATGGTGTCAATCTTTCAATCATTAAATTATCAGCCATATCTTTTGGCAGATCCTGAGGAAACTCCTGTTGGACATGAAACCATCTCACCTCtttgaatgaagcaaaaatggCAGCCTTAGTGCTTCTCTCCTGCTTGACTTGGTCAGGATCCAGCAACTGCACATCATTCCTGAGGTAGGGTTTCAGGTCCATAACCTCATACAGACGGCCTCCAGTGTACTGAAATGTGGCGTCCAGCACTCGAGGTAGTACCCCCGGCTCTTTTGAAGTTCctacaacatttcaaaatatactTAGCCTGCCAAACAAAACTTCGTAGGACTTCT from the Thunnus albacares chromosome 21, fThuAlb1.1, whole genome shotgun sequence genome contains:
- the zgc:56231 gene encoding kinesin-like protein KIF20A, translated to MSTVINLTKEENVQLQPDDMDLTCIGPVSTSPKKSEMPGGAEQQTMRVYLRVRPFSKEELSDNEDQDCVVIENSQMVTLHAPKGSATMKSSEKGIGMSLHKFSFSQIFGPETTQAELFEVTVKSQMSDFLDGKNALIFSYGVTNAGKTFTIQGTSKEPGVLPRVLDATFQYTGGRLYEVMDLKPYLRNDVQLLDPDQVKQERSTKAAIFASFKEECDPLRATGGSESLSCSTSRLPSSSSSYDQTVLASDPTDTDSSQFALWVAFFEIYNECVYDLLGPSLCSKSKKRASLRVCDDGAGNAYVKDLRWINIQNMGEACKLLQFGNKNRSAAATKMNQSSSRSHSIFTMKLLKIDGSTVKRISEFSLCDLAGSERCNKTKTFGERLKEAGNINNSLLILGKCISALRNNQTDRMKNSYIPFRESKLTKLFQAVFCGKGKASMIVNINQCASTYDETLHVMKFSAIAKQVVQVIPDKPLESLSPCLVGRDGKPLVRNGVIDNEVLESYQSEEELLDEEDDADMSLMPQSEILNMIESLRTKLLAERRRNLVQEMEIRKEMGDAMLQQLMESEELRSREIEKLKESYEEKLEKTFEMYKDAIKEHAYQCAMNNLEDDYVPLDEFVAEQEKVEALRRKLSELEKFSSDTRGVSAVPTVDQSCQTEPSKESEIAGDDRFKRLYREKCAIEGMCEDKQQLILSLEKRLMDLSETLQKVRDGFLEKSADVEALQRKTDDQKKSMEEILQQNMDKDREIASLKAEVLKLSQKSPVLPKTKRGLLANIREAVTSPRKGATGRTLRKSVRTPHH